The following proteins are encoded in a genomic region of Bernardetia sp. MNP-M8:
- the rpsU gene encoding 30S ribosomal protein S21 has protein sequence MLSINVKDNESIDKALKRFKKKFEKAGVLRTVRSRNYFEKPSISRRTEKIRAAYRQKMQMQDEEM, from the coding sequence ATGTTATCTATCAATGTAAAAGACAACGAGTCTATTGACAAGGCTCTAAAACGTTTCAAAAAGAAATTCGAAAAAGCAGGTGTATTACGTACAGTTCGTAGCCGTAACTACTTCGAAAAACCATCAATTAGCCGTCGTACTGAAAAAATCCGTGCAGCTTATCGTCAGAAAATGCAAATGCAAGACGAAGAAATGTAG
- a CDS encoding DUF4296 domain-containing protein — MKSFPLFVIFLLISISVFSSCGKKNKSTDYSFVSSTVPDSILPRETFVQIIADILTAESAVVQQYDPNESKLMRFEKYRYNIYKKYDLDSISFRRNYNYYMKVPKRSELFLFIVEDTLEARKASLSDSLKLK, encoded by the coding sequence ATGAAATCATTTCCTTTATTCGTTATTTTTCTATTGATTAGTATTTCTGTATTTTCTTCTTGTGGAAAGAAAAATAAAAGTACAGATTATTCTTTTGTGTCTTCAACTGTTCCTGACAGTATCTTGCCTAGAGAAACATTTGTACAAATAATTGCTGATATTCTAACAGCTGAATCTGCCGTAGTACAGCAATATGATCCTAATGAGTCCAAACTTATGCGTTTTGAAAAATATAGATATAATATCTATAAAAAATACGATTTAGATTCAATCTCTTTTAGGAGAAATTACAATTATTATATGAAAGTACCCAAACGTTCTGAACTTTTTTTGTTTATTGTAGAGGATACTTTAGAAGCTCGTAAAGCATCTTTGAGCGATTCTCTAAAATTGAAATAA
- the rsgA gene encoding ribosome small subunit-dependent GTPase A, with protein sequence MKGLILRSTGLWYDVLADDNHRYRGRLRGKLRLNNDRVTNPIAVGDRVQIVLEDKDENTVLIEKIDKRTNYINRQSPKKDGFAHTIAANLDQAIVVVTLAMPRTSPGFIDRFLVAAEAFRIPGVLIFNKIDLLSEEELFVQSKMMQRYEQIGYTCMAISATEDEDITKIENILKDKVSLVSGHSGVGKSTLLNRLSPEITQTTQEVSDYTEKGLHTTTFSEMFEIFENTFVIDTPGIKELGLMNMEKAEISHYFPEMRELLNQCKYDNCLHLREPQCAVIAAVESGDIAKSRYNSYLSMMENDDNRR encoded by the coding sequence ATGAAAGGACTCATTTTGCGCTCAACAGGTTTATGGTACGATGTTTTGGCAGACGATAATCACAGATATAGAGGTCGTTTGCGAGGAAAGTTAAGATTAAATAATGATAGAGTAACCAATCCGATAGCTGTTGGCGATAGAGTACAAATCGTGTTGGAAGACAAAGATGAAAACACTGTTTTGATAGAAAAAATAGATAAAAGAACAAATTATATCAACCGTCAATCTCCTAAAAAAGATGGATTTGCTCATACCATTGCAGCCAATCTTGACCAAGCAATTGTAGTTGTTACCCTCGCTATGCCTCGTACTTCACCTGGATTTATAGACCGTTTTTTAGTGGCAGCAGAAGCATTTCGAATTCCGGGAGTTTTGATTTTTAATAAAATAGATTTACTTTCAGAAGAAGAATTATTTGTTCAATCCAAAATGATGCAGCGTTATGAGCAAATCGGATATACTTGTATGGCTATTTCTGCAACAGAAGATGAAGATATTACAAAAATTGAAAATATTTTGAAAGACAAAGTTTCTTTGGTTTCAGGACATTCAGGAGTAGGAAAATCAACACTTTTAAATCGTCTTTCTCCAGAAATTACTCAAACTACCCAAGAAGTTTCGGATTATACAGAAAAAGGTCTTCACACCACTACTTTTTCAGAAATGTTTGAAATCTTTGAAAATACCTTTGTTATCGATACCCCAGGTATAAAAGAATTAGGTCTTATGAATATGGAAAAAGCAGAAATCAGCCATTATTTTCCAGAAATGAGAGAGCTTTTAAATCAATGTAAGTACGACAATTGCCTTCATTTGAGAGAACCACAATGTGCTGTTATTGCAGCCGTAGAAAGTGGTGATATTGCAAAAAGTAGATACAATAGTTATCTTTCTATGATGGAAAATGATGATAACAGAAGGTAA
- a CDS encoding aminotransferase class IV, producing MLNHNGKIYQDKNTLLFSAQNRAFSYADALFETIRIVKSIKNKSINYSIPLWDYHFKRLSKGMEAFGYDKLESDFLKDEILKTVYLTIPINIGKNGVADFKARLTVFRSEGGLYTPTSSTPEFVIVLQEIPKINFLSKNSNDLETIQKSYIFFDELPLFPSAFSPFKKADALPYVLAGKYRKEQQVDEVFLLNNQNRIAEAGAANVFILDRKLSKKRNKENNQFHFITPPSSEGGVMGTMRNYLLDRQLKNYSKTKFEISIEEKSITKQELNQAEIIFTTNAVQSIQIIKITTQKQLEIMIDWINEVNHIFCP from the coding sequence ATGCTTAATCACAACGGAAAAATTTATCAAGACAAAAACACACTTCTTTTTTCTGCACAAAATAGAGCTTTTAGTTATGCTGATGCACTTTTTGAAACGATTCGAATTGTGAAAAGTATAAAAAATAAGTCAATAAATTATTCTATTCCGTTATGGGATTATCATTTCAAACGTCTTTCGAAAGGAATGGAAGCATTTGGATATGATAAATTAGAAAGCGATTTTTTGAAAGATGAGATTCTGAAAACGGTATATTTAACAATTCCTATAAATATAGGTAAAAATGGAGTTGCTGATTTTAAAGCTCGTTTGACCGTTTTTAGAAGTGAAGGTGGACTGTATACACCAACAAGTTCAACACCTGAGTTTGTAATTGTATTACAAGAAATCCCTAAAATAAATTTTTTAAGTAAAAACAGTAACGACTTAGAAACAATACAAAAAAGCTATATTTTTTTTGATGAATTACCTCTTTTTCCTTCTGCTTTTTCTCCTTTCAAAAAAGCAGATGCACTTCCTTATGTTTTGGCAGGAAAATACAGAAAAGAGCAACAGGTAGATGAAGTTTTTTTATTAAATAATCAAAATAGAATTGCAGAAGCAGGAGCTGCAAATGTTTTTATTTTGGATAGGAAATTATCTAAAAAAAGAAACAAAGAAAATAATCAATTTCATTTTATTACTCCTCCGTCTTCTGAAGGTGGTGTAATGGGAACAATGAGAAATTATCTATTAGATAGACAATTAAAGAATTATAGTAAGACAAAATTTGAAATTTCTATTGAAGAAAAATCAATTACAAAGCAAGAGTTAAATCAAGCAGAAATTATCTTTACTACAAATGCTGTTCAGTCTATTCAAATTATCAAGATTACAACTCAAAAGCAGCTTGAAATAATGATTGATTGGATAAATGAAGTAAATCATATTTTTTGCCCCTAG
- a CDS encoding DUF4112 domain-containing protein gives MKKQTQLSQTKMEKELPKELAWIDKTSTALDDIFKIPATNFRFGLDPLIGLVPVVGDFLGFAISASMVLAIVRHGVSLPVLTKILGNITFDYLVGLFPFLGDFLDVAFKSNRRNVDILKEYYTSGKHTESSKYVVWFAAIGFLVLLAGFVGGSVYLTWQVLSSFLGNL, from the coding sequence ATGAAAAAACAAACTCAGCTTAGTCAGACAAAAATGGAGAAAGAACTTCCGAAAGAACTTGCTTGGATAGATAAAACTTCGACAGCTTTAGATGATATTTTCAAAATTCCTGCGACAAATTTTCGCTTTGGACTTGATCCACTTATAGGACTTGTGCCTGTGGTAGGAGATTTTTTGGGTTTTGCTATTTCTGCTTCTATGGTTTTGGCGATTGTTCGTCATGGCGTAAGTTTACCTGTTTTGACTAAGATTTTGGGAAATATTACATTTGATTATTTAGTAGGTTTGTTTCCTTTTCTAGGAGATTTTCTTGATGTTGCTTTCAAATCTAACAGAAGAAATGTAGATATTTTGAAAGAATATTATACTTCTGGAAAACATACTGAATCTAGTAAATATGTGGTTTGGTTTGCTGCAATAGGCTTTTTAGTGCTGTTAGCTGGGTTTGTAGGAGGAAGTGTTTATCTGACTTGGCAGGTTTTGAGTAGCTTTTTAGGAAATTTATAA
- a CDS encoding saccharopine dehydrogenase NADP-binding domain-containing protein encodes MKTKSNFLIYGAYGYTGELISELAVKNGLKPILAGRNVEKTQALANKLGLKWIAFEAKDKTAVKLALQNVDVLLNCAGPFTQTVKEFVPACIATKTHYLDITGEIDVFEYVKTQDQAAKEAGIMIMLGVGFDVVPSDCLSKFLKDELPTATHLELAFMGLGGVSQGTALTMVENAGEGGMIREKGKIKKVKTAYEVRTIDYGVKKMTSVTIPWGDVSTAFHSTEIPNIKVFMAQPPKAIKAMEVSGYFSLVLKNDFVKSFIKKKIKAGEKGPNEEKRNSNNSYLWGKVMDGINTVEARLITPEGYKLTSITSLLITEKILNGDFKIGYQTPSSAYSKNLILEVEDTEMTVV; translated from the coding sequence ATGAAGACCAAATCAAACTTTTTAATATACGGTGCTTACGGTTATACAGGTGAGCTTATTTCAGAATTAGCTGTCAAAAACGGACTCAAACCTATTTTAGCAGGAAGAAATGTGGAAAAAACACAAGCCTTAGCCAACAAATTAGGTTTAAAATGGATTGCTTTCGAAGCTAAAGACAAAACGGCTGTCAAACTTGCACTGCAAAATGTAGATGTCTTGCTCAACTGTGCAGGTCCTTTTACACAAACAGTAAAAGAATTTGTTCCTGCTTGTATTGCTACAAAAACACATTATTTAGATATTACAGGTGAAATTGATGTTTTTGAGTATGTCAAAACACAAGACCAAGCAGCCAAAGAAGCAGGAATTATGATTATGTTAGGAGTTGGTTTTGATGTTGTTCCATCAGATTGTTTGTCTAAATTTTTGAAAGATGAATTGCCAACAGCTACACATTTAGAGCTTGCCTTTATGGGCTTAGGAGGCGTTTCACAAGGAACAGCACTTACCATGGTAGAAAATGCAGGTGAAGGAGGAATGATTCGTGAAAAGGGAAAAATCAAAAAAGTAAAAACAGCTTATGAGGTCAGAACAATAGATTATGGAGTTAAAAAAATGACTTCCGTCACTATCCCCTGGGGTGATGTTTCGACAGCTTTTCATTCCACAGAAATTCCAAATATAAAAGTCTTTATGGCACAACCTCCAAAGGCTATCAAAGCAATGGAAGTAAGTGGTTATTTTTCGTTGGTGCTAAAAAATGATTTTGTGAAAAGTTTTATTAAAAAGAAAATCAAAGCAGGAGAAAAAGGACCTAATGAAGAAAAAAGAAACTCTAATAATAGTTATTTGTGGGGCAAAGTAATGGATGGGATAAATACGGTGGAAGCTAGGTTAATTACACCAGAAGGTTATAAACTCACTTCGATTACTTCTTTATTAATTACTGAAAAGATTTTGAATGGAGATTTTAAAATAGGTTATCAAACTCCGTCTAGTGCATATAGCAAGAATTTAATTTTGGAAGTAGAAGACACAGAAATGACTGTTGTTTAG
- a CDS encoding LytTR family DNA-binding domain-containing protein encodes MNKKITCLVVDDEPLAREGLAEYIKRTPFLELVGTCESALELIEKLNSLSVNVIFLDINMPELSGIDFLRSVPTEKRPFVILNTAYSEYALEGYQLDVLDYLVKPISFSRFLKSAHKLQKRIDDAYKIENQKLATFFFIKIDNRLEKINFEEILFIESKRNYIEIQTEKRGVFVTYLTLQKAEEELPKKDFLRVQKSFIISKNAVESIEGNQIIIKDKKIAISRKNTQEIINEVTQNSFLKK; translated from the coding sequence ATGAATAAAAAAATCACTTGTTTAGTCGTAGATGATGAGCCTTTAGCACGAGAAGGACTAGCAGAATATATAAAAAGAACTCCGTTTTTAGAACTTGTTGGAACGTGTGAATCTGCTTTAGAATTAATAGAAAAATTAAATTCTCTTTCTGTAAATGTTATCTTTTTGGATATAAATATGCCAGAACTTTCAGGAATTGATTTTTTACGCTCTGTGCCTACTGAAAAACGTCCTTTTGTAATTCTGAACACAGCTTATTCTGAATATGCATTAGAAGGTTATCAGCTTGATGTGTTAGATTATTTAGTTAAACCTATTTCGTTTTCACGTTTTTTGAAATCTGCTCACAAGTTACAAAAACGAATTGATGATGCTTATAAAATAGAAAATCAAAAATTAGCTACTTTTTTCTTTATCAAAATAGATAATCGATTAGAGAAAATTAATTTTGAGGAAATTCTTTTTATTGAATCAAAACGTAATTATATAGAAATTCAGACAGAAAAAAGAGGAGTGTTTGTGACTTATCTAACATTACAAAAAGCAGAAGAAGAGCTTCCCAAAAAAGATTTTTTACGTGTTCAAAAGTCATTTATTATTTCCAAAAATGCTGTTGAGAGTATCGAAGGTAATCAAATAATAATCAAAGACAAGAAAATAGCAATCAGTAGAAAAAATACGCAAGAAATTATTAATGAAGTAACTCAAAATAGTTTTTTGAAAAAATAA
- a CDS encoding histidine kinase, translating into MNQKTINFLKKHKGHILFWVVYSVFWAIVSYEKEAPFWQLFLINFSFLIGHAAASYIGIYVLLPRYFQTKKYILLFFLSLVNLLFFSSIISLGMFLALKFNQENYSWIWLPRNWFKQFFLSTFWIMAIFMAWKGLQERRKAEKRNTELEKEKLQNEVRFLKAQLNPHFLFNALNSIYFQVTKSQEEAQESLLIFSEMLRYQLYDCTTEKVELKQEIHYLKNYLAMESLRKGKRVKIQTHLDVKNKSILVAPLLFLPLVENACKWVSMEKEKQNFITIILKIKENNLFFSVENSHSDVKLETQNKISKKGGIGQQNLARRLELLYPKKHCLSFQQNSNTYISILELDLENNF; encoded by the coding sequence ATGAATCAAAAGACTATCAATTTTCTAAAAAAACACAAAGGGCATATTCTTTTTTGGGTAGTGTATTCTGTCTTTTGGGCGATAGTTAGTTATGAAAAAGAAGCTCCTTTTTGGCAATTATTTTTGATAAATTTTTCTTTTTTAATTGGACATGCAGCAGCTTCATACATAGGAATTTATGTTTTGTTACCTCGTTATTTTCAGACTAAAAAGTATATTTTGCTATTTTTTTTATCGCTCGTTAATTTGCTATTTTTTAGTAGTATAATTTCTTTAGGAATGTTTTTGGCTTTAAAATTTAACCAAGAAAATTATAGTTGGATTTGGCTTCCTAGAAATTGGTTTAAACAATTTTTTCTTTCTACTTTTTGGATTATGGCTATTTTTATGGCGTGGAAAGGCTTACAAGAACGACGAAAAGCAGAAAAACGAAACACAGAATTAGAAAAAGAAAAACTACAAAACGAAGTTCGTTTTCTAAAGGCTCAACTTAATCCTCATTTTTTATTTAATGCTCTCAATAGTATTTATTTTCAAGTAACAAAATCACAAGAAGAAGCTCAAGAATCATTACTTATCTTTTCTGAAATGTTGCGCTATCAACTTTATGACTGCACAACTGAAAAGGTAGAACTAAAGCAAGAGATACATTATCTCAAAAATTATCTAGCTATGGAAAGTTTAAGAAAAGGCAAAAGAGTCAAAATTCAAACTCACTTAGATGTAAAAAATAAAAGCATTTTAGTTGCGCCATTACTTTTTTTGCCTTTGGTTGAAAATGCATGTAAGTGGGTTTCGATGGAAAAGGAAAAACAAAATTTCATTACTATTATTTTAAAAATCAAAGAAAATAATTTATTCTTTTCAGTAGAAAATAGCCATTCAGATGTTAAATTAGAAACACAAAATAAAATTTCAAAGAAGGGAGGAATAGGGCAACAAAATTTAGCACGAAGATTAGAATTACTTTATCCAAAAAAACACTGTCTTTCTTTTCAACAAAATTCAAATACCTATATTTCAATTTTGGAATTGGATTTGGAAAATAACTTTTAA
- a CDS encoding DUF2306 domain-containing protein, translating to MIFTNIIHSPVGTVHLIAAIIAMITGLFVILKGHKGNSSHKKIGYVYVVAMLFLNGTAFGIYNFGSFSMFHFFSVISLMSLTFGMLPMILKWSNKIRFHYRFMSWSVVGLYAAFVAEVFTRFIRFEFFWVVVMIGTLLVSIVGGYLIEKNAKNFIKKF from the coding sequence ATGATTTTCACAAATATTATTCATAGTCCAGTAGGAACAGTTCATTTAATTGCTGCTATTATCGCTATGATAACAGGACTTTTTGTTATTTTGAAAGGACATAAAGGAAATAGCTCTCATAAAAAAATCGGTTACGTTTATGTAGTTGCTATGCTTTTTCTCAACGGAACTGCTTTTGGAATTTATAATTTTGGTTCTTTTTCTATGTTTCATTTCTTTTCTGTAATCAGTTTAATGAGTCTAACATTTGGAATGTTGCCCATGATTTTGAAATGGTCTAACAAAATACGTTTTCATTATCGTTTTATGAGCTGGTCAGTTGTGGGACTTTATGCTGCTTTTGTGGCAGAAGTTTTTACTCGTTTTATCCGTTTTGAGTTTTTTTGGGTAGTTGTAATGATTGGAACACTACTCGTTTCGATAGTAGGAGGCTATTTAATAGAAAAAAATGCAAAGAATTTTATAAAAAAATTTTAA
- a CDS encoding prohibitin family protein, with protein sequence MANSRNKSSISPKTVFFGIGTFVVIIVALVFLFRTFVVVESGQIGVVANFGAVQDILLPEGMHAVNPFVSTVIQLDVRVQKMEASASASSKDLQPVTSKVALNFFLSKEKANVIYRDLGLDYKRTIIEPVIQESIKSAAARYTAEELITKRPAVKEDVYEYIKKRLAQNNIIVTDFSIIDFNFSPEFNSAIELKQIAEQKALTALNDLERIRTEGEQERVRAQAQSDAQKLLQLSLDDELLRLKAIEKWDGKLPVISGGGETFVDVADILKSNRK encoded by the coding sequence ATGGCTAATTCAAGAAATAAATCCTCAATATCTCCCAAAACAGTCTTTTTTGGAATCGGAACTTTTGTTGTTATTATAGTTGCTCTCGTGTTTTTATTCAGAACTTTTGTAGTTGTTGAATCTGGACAAATTGGTGTAGTGGCTAATTTTGGGGCAGTTCAAGATATTTTACTTCCCGAAGGAATGCATGCTGTGAATCCTTTCGTTTCGACGGTTATTCAGCTTGATGTACGTGTTCAGAAAATGGAAGCATCTGCATCTGCTTCTTCTAAAGATTTGCAACCTGTTACTTCTAAAGTAGCACTTAATTTCTTTTTATCTAAAGAAAAAGCAAATGTTATTTATAGAGATTTAGGACTAGATTATAAGCGAACCATTATTGAACCCGTTATCCAAGAATCTATAAAATCGGCTGCTGCTCGTTATACAGCTGAAGAATTGATTACAAAAAGACCTGCTGTAAAAGAAGACGTATACGAGTATATAAAAAAGCGTCTTGCTCAAAATAATATTATCGTTACTGATTTTTCAATTATAGATTTTAATTTTTCACCAGAATTTAACTCGGCTATTGAATTAAAACAAATTGCAGAACAAAAAGCATTAACTGCTCTCAATGATTTGGAGCGTATTCGTACAGAAGGCGAGCAAGAAAGAGTACGAGCGCAAGCACAATCTGACGCACAAAAATTACTTCAATTATCATTAGATGACGAACTTTTGAGATTGAAAGCTATCGAAAAATGGGATGGAAAACTGCCTGTTATTTCGGGTGGTGGAGAAACTTTTGTAGATGTCGCAGATATTTTGAAGTCGAATCGTAAATAA
- a CDS encoding O-acetylhomoserine aminocarboxypropyltransferase/cysteine synthase — MSNKPLHFDTLQLHAGQEVDPTTGSRAVPIYQTTSYVFNNAEHGANLFALKEFGNIYTRIMNPTTDVFEKRIAALEGGVAALAVASGQAAQFTALNNILEVGDNFVSTSYLYGGSYNQFKVAFKRIGIEARFAEGSEVSAFEALIDEKTKAIYLETIGNPEFNIPNFEAIAALAKKYDIPLVVDNTFGAAGYLFRPLEHGANVVTASATKWIGGHGTSIGGVIIDGGNYNWGNGKFKQFSEPSEGYHGLNFWETFGEGNPLGLPNIAFAIRARVEGLRDFGAAISPFNSFLLLQGLETLSLRVQRHVENALALAKWLENHELVEKVNYPGLESSPYNELAKKYLKNGFGGVLSFQIKGGKENAEKFVNSLELVSHLANVGDAKTLIIHPASTTHQQLSDSDQLKAGVHPTLLRVSVGIEYIDDIKGDFINAFEKVFAPVLA; from the coding sequence ATGTCAAACAAACCATTGCATTTCGATACACTACAACTTCATGCAGGACAAGAAGTTGATCCAACAACAGGCTCTCGTGCCGTTCCAATTTATCAAACTACTTCGTATGTTTTCAATAACGCAGAACACGGAGCTAATCTGTTTGCTCTCAAAGAGTTTGGTAATATTTACACCCGTATCATGAATCCTACCACAGATGTTTTTGAGAAGCGAATTGCTGCCCTTGAAGGTGGTGTTGCTGCTCTTGCTGTTGCATCTGGACAAGCTGCACAATTTACAGCACTCAATAATATTTTGGAAGTTGGAGATAATTTTGTTTCTACTTCTTACTTATATGGTGGTAGCTACAATCAATTTAAAGTAGCTTTCAAACGCATCGGAATTGAAGCTCGTTTTGCAGAAGGTAGCGAAGTTTCTGCTTTTGAAGCTCTAATTGATGAAAAAACAAAAGCAATTTATTTAGAAACAATCGGAAATCCAGAATTTAATATTCCAAACTTTGAAGCAATTGCAGCTTTAGCAAAAAAATATGATATTCCATTGGTTGTCGATAATACGTTTGGTGCAGCAGGTTATCTTTTCCGTCCTTTAGAACATGGCGCAAACGTAGTAACAGCATCAGCTACAAAATGGATTGGTGGACACGGAACAAGTATTGGAGGAGTTATCATTGATGGAGGAAATTATAATTGGGGCAACGGTAAATTCAAACAATTCTCTGAGCCATCAGAAGGTTATCACGGACTTAATTTTTGGGAAACTTTCGGAGAAGGAAACCCACTAGGATTGCCAAATATTGCCTTTGCTATTCGTGCTAGAGTAGAAGGTTTAAGAGATTTTGGTGCTGCAATTAGTCCTTTTAATTCATTTTTATTACTTCAAGGATTAGAAACTCTTTCACTGCGTGTTCAACGCCACGTTGAAAATGCTCTTGCACTTGCAAAATGGTTAGAAAACCACGAATTAGTAGAAAAAGTAAATTACCCAGGATTGGAAAGTAGTCCATATAACGAATTAGCAAAAAAATATTTGAAAAATGGTTTTGGTGGAGTTTTATCTTTCCAAATCAAAGGAGGAAAAGAAAATGCTGAAAAATTTGTAAATAGCTTAGAGCTTGTTAGTCATTTGGCAAATGTAGGTGATGCAAAAACGCTTATTATTCATCCAGCTTCAACTACACATCAGCAACTTTCCGATTCAGACCAATTAAAAGCAGGTGTACATCCAACTTTATTGAGAGTTTCGGTAGGTATTGAATACATTGACGACATCAAAGGCGATTTTATCAATGCGTTTGAAAAAGTATTTGCTCCTGTTTTGGCTTAG
- a CDS encoding OsmC family protein produces MSILSFSFQGVNKSSAKFTGKSREFELTIDEPIELGGTNEYPNPVEYILAGYAGCLNVVAHIVAQELNIVLKKLEINVSGELNPSKLLGENTTERAGFHRIEVSLKPQTTATETELLGWLYEIERRCPVGDNLQNQTPVSLQIEKNLFVASLN; encoded by the coding sequence ATGTCTATACTTTCTTTCTCATTTCAAGGAGTCAATAAAAGCTCAGCAAAATTCACAGGAAAAAGCCGAGAATTCGAACTCACCATCGACGAGCCTATTGAATTAGGTGGAACAAATGAATACCCAAACCCTGTCGAATATATTTTGGCTGGCTATGCAGGTTGTCTGAATGTGGTAGCTCATATAGTTGCTCAAGAACTTAATATTGTACTCAAAAAACTAGAAATAAATGTTTCTGGAGAGCTTAATCCTTCTAAACTTTTAGGAGAAAATACAACAGAACGAGCAGGTTTTCATCGCATTGAAGTTAGTCTGAAACCTCAAACTACTGCTACTGAAACTGAATTATTAGGATGGTTATACGAAATTGAAAGACGTTGCCCAGTAGGAGATAATTTGCAAAATCAAACGCCTGTTTCTTTGCAGATTGAAAAAAATCTTTTTGTAGCTTCTTTGAATTAA
- the cobA gene encoding uroporphyrinogen-III C-methyltransferase produces MIKGYVTLAGAGSGDPELITLKALKALQKADIILTDRLVSPFLIEKEARKDAQIIYVGKQCSKGIHTPQEEINLLMVEYALQGKQVLRLKGGDASLFSNILDELKILKKNDIPYQIIPGVSAAFGAAAYSAIPLTARNHSRGVRFLTLYNLNHITQKEWTDWAETKDTLVFYMSGLKLEKLTNQFLKNGIDTSKGIAIIQQATTPEQKTTVFFFEELKYKTLPEFEHVPTLIIVGKVVNLHHEFAWLEEKQTPFPASSFVESYFDNHKNTYKYAV; encoded by the coding sequence ATGATTAAAGGATACGTAACTCTAGCAGGAGCAGGTTCGGGAGACCCTGAACTCATCACACTAAAAGCTCTAAAAGCACTACAAAAGGCAGACATAATCTTGACAGACCGTTTGGTTTCACCTTTTTTGATTGAAAAAGAAGCACGAAAAGATGCTCAAATTATTTATGTAGGAAAGCAGTGCAGCAAAGGAATTCATACACCACAAGAGGAAATTAATTTATTGATGGTAGAATATGCCTTGCAAGGAAAACAGGTTTTGAGATTAAAAGGAGGAGATGCTTCTTTGTTTTCTAATATTTTAGATGAACTCAAAATATTGAAAAAAAATGACATTCCCTATCAAATTATTCCGGGTGTTTCGGCTGCTTTTGGAGCTGCTGCTTATTCGGCTATTCCTCTGACAGCTCGCAATCATTCAAGAGGTGTTCGGTTTCTGACTTTGTATAATCTCAATCATATTACGCAAAAAGAATGGACGGATTGGGCAGAAACAAAGGACACACTTGTCTTTTATATGAGTGGTTTGAAATTGGAAAAGCTCACAAATCAGTTTTTGAAAAATGGAATTGATACATCAAAAGGCATAGCCATTATTCAGCAAGCTACTACGCCAGAGCAAAAAACAACGGTCTTTTTTTTTGAAGAATTGAAGTACAAAACGCTACCAGAATTTGAGCATGTTCCTACTCTAATTATTGTAGGAAAAGTAGTGAATTTGCATCACGAATTTGCTTGGTTAGAAGAAAAACAAACGCCTTTTCCTGCTTCTTCTTTTGTAGAATCTTATTTTGACAATCACAAAAACACTTATAAATATGCTGTCTGA